One window of the Anas acuta chromosome 12, bAnaAcu1.1, whole genome shotgun sequence genome contains the following:
- the BTBD1 gene encoding BTB/POZ domain-containing protein 1, whose amino-acid sequence MAAAGGGGAGAPGEAPPAAPGAAAAAASAPSAAPTVPTASPESGAVLQREPLYNWQATKGSLRERFAFLFSNELLSDVHFVVGKGGPRGGSGGGGGAPPGPGQQRIPAHRFVLAAGSAVFDAMFNGGMATTSAEIELPDVEPAAFLALLRFLYSDEVQIGPETVMTTLYTAKKYAVPALEAHCVDFLTKHLRADNAFMLLTQARLFDEPQLASLCLDTIDKSTMDAISAEGFTDIDIDTLCAVLERDTLSIRESRLFGAVVRWAEAECQRQQLPVTFGNKQKVLGRALSLIRFPLMTIEEFAAGPAQSGILSDREVVNLFLHFTVNPKPKVDYIDRPRCCLRGKECSINRFQQVESRWGYSGTSDRIRFTVNRRISIVGFGLYGSIHGPTDYQVNIQIIDYEKNQTLGQNDTGFSCDGTASTFRVMFKEPIEILPTVCYTACATLKGPDSHYGTKGLKKVIHESPTASKTCFVFYSSPGNNNGTSIEDGQIPEIIFYT is encoded by the exons ATGGCGGCCGCCGGTGGCGGCGGTGCGGGGGCTCCCGGGGAGGCGCCTCCcgccgctcccggtgccgccgctgccgctgctTCGGCCCCCTCCGCCGCCCCCACCGTTCCCACCGCCTCCCCAGAGAGCGGCGCGGTGCTGCAGCGGGAGCCGCTGTACAACTGGCAGGCCACCAAGGGCTCGCTGCGGGAGCGCTTCgccttcctcttctccaacGAGCTGCTGAGCGACGTGCACTTCGTGGTGGGCAAGGGCGGCCCCCGCGGCGGctcggggggcggcgggggggctcCTCCCGGGCCCGGCCAGCAGCGCATCCCCGCCCACCGCTTCGTGCTGGCGGCCGGCAGCGCCGTCTTCGACGCGATGTTCAACGGCGGCATGGCCACCACCTCGGCCGAGATCGAGCTGCCCGACGTGGAGCCCGCCGCCTTCCTGGCGCTGCTCAG GTTTCTTTATTCAGATGAAGTTCAAATTGGTCCAGAAACAGTCATGACTACTCTTTACACTGCTAAGAAGTATGCAGTCCCAGCCCTGGAAGCACATTGTGTGGATTTTCTGACGAAGCACCTCCGAGCAGATAATGCCTTTATGCTGCTTACTCAG GCTCGTTTGTTTGACGAACCTCAGCTTGCTAGTCTGTGTCTTGACACAATAGACAAAAGTACCATGGATGCAATAAGTGCAGAAGGCTTTACTGATATTGATATAG ACACATTGTGTGCGGTTCTAGAAAGAGATACCCTTAGTATTCGAGAAAGTAGACTCTTTGGAGCTGTTGTTCGTTGGGCAGAAGCTGAATGTCAAAGACAACAACTGCCTGTGACatttggaaacaaacagaaagtcCTTGGAAGAGCTCTTTCCTTAATTCGTTTTCCATTAATGACTATTGAAGAGTTTGCAGCAG gcCCTGCTCAGTCTGGAATCTTGTCAGATCGGGAAGTAGTAAATctctttctgcattttactGTCAATCCTAAGCCAAAAGTAGATTATATTGACCGACCAAGATGTTGCCTTAGAGGAAAAGAATGCAGCATTAACAGGTTCCAGCAAGTGGAGAGTCGCTGGGGCTACAGTGGAACAAGTGATCGGATTAG ATTTACAGTTAACAGAAGAATTTCAATAGTGGGATTTGGATTATATGGATCTATTCATGGACCTACAGACTATCAAGTCAATATCCAG ATAATTGATTATGAGAAGAATCAAACACTGGGACAAAATGATACTGGATTTAGTTGCGATGGAACTGCCAGTACATTCAGAGTCATGTTCAAAGAACCTATAGAGATTCTGCCAACAGTTTGCTACACAGCTTGTGCAACATTAAAA GGTCCTGATTCCCACTATGGAACAAAAGGATTGAAGAAGGTAATCCACGAATCTCCTACTGCTAGCAAAACATGCTTTGTCTTTTATAGTTCGCCGGGTAACAACAATGGGACATCAATAGAAGATGGACAGATaccagaaataatattttatacataa
- the C12H15orf40 gene encoding UPF0235 protein C15orf40 homolog isoform X1, translated as MQSVLFYTSSCAELCTLPEGVRGHCLEDDFGSRGASKEPAGQAAAAGPVVAAEGGVRVTVRAKPGARCSAVTDVTAEAVGVAIAAPPSEGEANAELCRYLSKVLEVKKSEVILEKGGKSRDKVVKILVSVTPDEILEKLKKEAST; from the exons ATGCAGTCGGTGTTGTTTTACACATCTTCCTGTGCAGAACTCTGTACCCTCCCTGAGGGTGTACGAGGGCACTGCTTGGAGGACGATTTTGGG agccGAGGAGCCTCGAAGGAGCCCGCGGGGcaggcggcggccgcggggccggtGGTGGCGGCCGAGGGCGGCGTGCGGGTGACGGTTCGCGCCAAGCCCGGCGCCCGCTGCAGCGCCGTCACAG ATGTGACAGCTGAGGCAGTAGGTGTAGCTATTGCTGCGCCTCCGTCAGAAGGGGAGGCAAATGCAGAGCTGTGTCGCTACCTCTCTAAGGTGCTAGAAGTGAAGAAGAGTGAAGTTATTTTAGaaaag GGTGGTAAATCCCGTGATAAAGTGGTGAAGATTTTGGTATCGGTGACACCAGATGAGATattagaaaaactgaaaaaagaagCTTCCACGTGA
- the C12H15orf40 gene encoding UPF0235 protein C15orf40 homolog isoform X2 produces MRGPSAFRPLLAAVRRRGGAMPGKSRGASKEPAGQAAAAGPVVAAEGGVRVTVRAKPGARCSAVTDVTAEAVGVAIAAPPSEGEANAELCRYLSKVLEVKKSEVILEKGGKSRDKVVKILVSVTPDEILEKLKKEAST; encoded by the exons ATGCGGGGCCCTAGCGCCTTCCGCCCGCTGCTGGCGGCGGTacggcggcgcggcggggccatGCCGGGGAAG agccGAGGAGCCTCGAAGGAGCCCGCGGGGcaggcggcggccgcggggccggtGGTGGCGGCCGAGGGCGGCGTGCGGGTGACGGTTCGCGCCAAGCCCGGCGCCCGCTGCAGCGCCGTCACAG ATGTGACAGCTGAGGCAGTAGGTGTAGCTATTGCTGCGCCTCCGTCAGAAGGGGAGGCAAATGCAGAGCTGTGTCGCTACCTCTCTAAGGTGCTAGAAGTGAAGAAGAGTGAAGTTATTTTAGaaaag GGTGGTAAATCCCGTGATAAAGTGGTGAAGATTTTGGTATCGGTGACACCAGATGAGATattagaaaaactgaaaaaagaagCTTCCACGTGA